From the Saccharobesus litoralis genome, one window contains:
- a CDS encoding MATE family efflux transporter, which yields MSTHNPALTGRIVSTFFYYVLPSVIGLIAITSANLIDGFFVGNAVGANALAAITLMVPLFTLLIAIAIMLAIGGAVSAGKAIGEDDTHTASDIFSQSLIAAATINLLFALISLVFESQLFALLNIPESIQPLAKEYFGIIRWVFILQLTTMVLYYFVRADGHPILATSALVTGAALNIALDAWFILYLDMGLAGAAWATAIAQTVQFLVLSRYFLSRQRTLKFNLVQGRWHLLRQSAYNGLSEFIGEISVGIIFFILNALLIARLGVDGVAAFTLVNYFIFLSIMMSYGLADALHLVISQNYGAQYLKRVHQFLSTAIASSISLGLFIVTVLTFWPSTILAWFVSEQEQQIAQVSSQLIPLLLPLFLINGTNIVLTCYLTAIHQPKPSALIAISRGLILPAGLLVLLYYWMPIWLPVPNPINDFSFIIAFPLAEWCAFILAGYFCYQYRPNNLRQPSRCKS from the coding sequence ATGTCGACTCACAATCCCGCCTTAACAGGGCGAATTGTCTCCACTTTTTTTTACTATGTTTTACCGTCAGTTATTGGGCTAATTGCCATTACTAGCGCAAATTTAATTGATGGATTTTTTGTTGGCAACGCGGTAGGGGCAAACGCACTGGCTGCAATCACATTAATGGTTCCTTTGTTCACATTGCTTATTGCCATTGCAATAATGCTCGCGATAGGGGGGGCGGTATCCGCTGGAAAAGCTATAGGTGAAGACGATACACATACCGCCAGTGATATTTTCAGCCAATCACTGATTGCGGCTGCCACCATTAACCTTTTGTTCGCGTTAATTAGTTTGGTTTTTGAATCACAACTTTTTGCTTTATTAAATATTCCTGAATCAATCCAACCTTTAGCTAAAGAGTATTTCGGCATTATTCGTTGGGTTTTTATTTTGCAACTCACAACCATGGTACTGTATTACTTTGTGCGTGCCGATGGCCATCCAATACTCGCAACCAGTGCCCTAGTCACAGGAGCCGCACTGAATATTGCATTAGATGCTTGGTTTATTTTATACCTTGATATGGGTTTAGCTGGTGCAGCTTGGGCAACTGCTATCGCGCAAACGGTACAGTTTTTAGTATTGAGTCGCTATTTTTTAAGTCGACAACGCACCTTAAAATTTAATCTTGTACAAGGTCGTTGGCATTTGTTGCGACAATCGGCCTACAACGGCTTATCCGAATTTATTGGTGAGATTTCTGTAGGTATCATTTTCTTTATTCTCAATGCTTTACTCATTGCCCGTTTAGGCGTCGACGGTGTCGCTGCATTCACCTTAGTCAATTACTTTATATTTTTAAGCATCATGATGAGTTATGGTTTAGCCGATGCATTGCACTTGGTTATTAGTCAAAACTACGGCGCTCAATATTTAAAGCGCGTTCACCAATTTTTATCCACGGCAATTGCCAGCTCTATCAGCTTAGGCTTGTTCATTGTTACTGTTTTAACGTTTTGGCCTTCAACAATTTTAGCTTGGTTTGTCAGCGAGCAAGAGCAACAAATTGCCCAAGTCAGTAGTCAGCTTATTCCCCTGTTGCTACCACTATTTTTGATAAACGGTACTAACATTGTCCTGACCTGCTATTTAACTGCGATCCACCAGCCCAAACCTTCAGCTCTCATTGCTATATCACGCGGACTCATTTTACCTGCAGGACTCTTAGTACTTTTGTATTATTGGATGCCGATTTGGTTACCTGTACCCAACCCAATTAACGACTTTTCATTTATCATCGCCTTTCCTTTAGCTGAATGGTGTGCATTCATACTGGCTGGCTATTTCTGTTATCAGTATCGGCCTAATAATTTACGACAGCCATCAAGGTGTAAATCGTAG